A genomic segment from Deinococcus sp. YIM 77859 encodes:
- a CDS encoding 2-phosphosulfolactate phosphatase has protein sequence MRLRVDLLPHGNYPDVVLVVDVLRATTTAIAYLERGADALLLTATPEKALSLRAEGVLLGGERGGLPLPGFDFGNSPVEAAAQNFTAKTVVMNTTNGTGAAHVAAETGKHVLLAALTNAHAAARRARALATEEIAVVCAGTDARVSLEDVYAAGVLAEYLLALADFSIDDGTRIALTVRRNAANPVEALGSSGHGQHLARLGLGEDVRYAAQVSTSTVVPVLAEAQDLPGALRFVG, from the coding sequence TTGAGGCTGCGGGTGGACCTCCTGCCCCACGGGAACTACCCGGACGTGGTCCTCGTCGTGGACGTGCTGCGTGCGACCACCACCGCCATTGCGTACCTCGAACGGGGCGCGGACGCCCTCCTGTTGACGGCCACTCCCGAAAAGGCTCTCTCCCTGCGTGCCGAGGGCGTCTTGCTCGGTGGCGAGCGCGGTGGCCTGCCCCTTCCCGGCTTCGACTTTGGCAACAGCCCGGTGGAGGCCGCCGCGCAGAACTTCACCGCCAAGACCGTCGTGATGAACACGACCAACGGCACGGGTGCGGCCCACGTCGCCGCCGAGACGGGTAAGCACGTCCTGCTCGCTGCCCTCACGAACGCGCACGCCGCCGCCCGCCGCGCCCGCGCGCTCGCCACCGAGGAGATCGCGGTCGTGTGTGCCGGGACGGATGCCCGCGTGAGCCTGGAAGACGTGTACGCGGCCGGGGTGCTCGCCGAATATCTGCTCGCGCTGGCTGACTTCAGCATTGACGACGGCACCCGGATCGCCCTCACCGTGCGCCGCAACGCCGCCAATCCGGTCGAGGCCCTGGGCAGCAGCGGCCACGGCCAGCACCTCGCTCGCCTGGGCTTGGGCGAGGACGTGCGCTACGCCGCTCAGGTGAGCACGAGTACCGTTGTGCCCGTCCTTGCCGAGGCTCAGGATCTACCGGGGGCACTGCGCTTCGTGGGGTGA
- the rpe gene encoding ribulose-phosphate 3-epimerase, whose product MISEKAASPAFLGERVKLAPSLLSCDFTRLGEELRAIEGADWAHVDVMDGLFVPNISFGLPILAAARRASALFMDVHLMIERPERYLRDFAEAGADGMTVHVEATPHVHRAVGLIRELGKRAGVTLNPGTPLEAVRPVLADVDLVLVMSVNPGFGGQRFLPGSVERVRTLRRWLDELGSAAELEVDGGVTPQNARLLAEAGATVLVAGSSVFGSDGPQAGLSRLREALS is encoded by the coding sequence GTGATTTCCGAGAAAGCGGCCTCTCCTGCCTTTCTGGGGGAGCGTGTCAAGCTTGCCCCCAGCCTCCTTTCGTGCGATTTCACTCGGCTGGGCGAGGAACTGCGCGCGATCGAGGGCGCGGACTGGGCGCATGTGGACGTGATGGACGGCCTGTTCGTGCCCAATATCAGTTTCGGGCTGCCCATCCTCGCGGCGGCCCGGCGGGCGAGTGCCCTCTTTATGGACGTGCACCTGATGATCGAGCGGCCCGAGCGATATCTGCGCGACTTTGCCGAGGCCGGGGCCGACGGGATGACCGTGCATGTGGAGGCCACGCCCCACGTTCACCGCGCCGTTGGCCTGATTCGCGAGCTTGGCAAGCGGGCAGGCGTGACCCTCAACCCCGGCACGCCGCTGGAAGCCGTGCGCCCCGTTCTCGCCGATGTGGACCTCGTTCTGGTGATGAGCGTGAACCCCGGCTTCGGTGGGCAGCGCTTTCTTCCAGGCAGTGTGGAGCGGGTGCGGACCCTGCGCCGCTGGTTGGACGAGCTGGGGAGCGCCGCTGAGCTGGAGGTCGACGGCGGCGTCACGCCCCAGAATGCCCGCCTGCTGGCCGAGGCGGGGGCGACGGTGCTTGTCGCGGGCAGCAGTGTCTTTGGCTCGGACGGACCCCAGGCCGGTCTTTCTCGGCTGAGGGAGGCGCTCTCTTGA
- the scpA gene encoding methylmalonyl-CoA mutase, with protein MKAPDLSAWKALAQKDLRGADPDTLNRMTPEGLTLKALYTSADLVGVPADTLPGLPPFIRGPRATMYAARPWTIRQYAGFSTAEESNAFYRRNLAAGQKGLSVAFDLATHRGYDSDHPRVVGDVGKAGVAIDSVEDMKILFEGIPLGEMSVSMTMNGAVLPVLAAFIVAGEEQGVPRAQLSGTIQNDILKEFMVRNTYIYPPAPSMRIVADIIAFTAREMPRFNSISISGYHLQEAGANAALELAYTLADGLEYVRAALAKGLDVDEFAPRLSFFFAIGMNFYTEVAKLRAARLLWDELMAGFAPKNPMSRALRTHCQTSGWSLTEQDPYNNIVRTTIEAMAAVFGGTQSLHTNAFDEAIGLPTDFSARIARNTQLILQEETGIPHVVDPWGGSYLMERLTFELAEKARELMREVEELGGMAKAIEAGIPKLRIEESAARKQARIDRGEDVIVGVNRYRTADETPVEVLDIDNVAVREAQIRRLNRVKAERDPQAVAAALRALEEAARSGEGNLLALSIDAMRARATVGEVSDALERVWGRHQAEVRTLSGVYAQGYAGDEDFAALRDEIEAFAGAEGRRPRILVVKMGQDGHDRGAKVIATGFADLGFDVDVGPLFQTPEEAARQAIENDVHVIGVSSQAAGHRTLIPQLLQALRDQGAGDILVVAGGVIPQQDYAALKAAGVAGIFGPGTPILHSAREVLRLLRERHKETPLTP; from the coding sequence ATGAAGGCACCCGATCTCTCAGCGTGGAAGGCGCTGGCGCAAAAGGACCTGCGCGGCGCGGACCCCGACACCCTCAACCGCATGACCCCCGAGGGGCTGACCCTCAAGGCGCTCTACACCTCTGCCGACCTCGTGGGCGTTCCCGCCGATACGCTGCCCGGCCTGCCGCCCTTCATCCGCGGACCGCGGGCCACCATGTACGCGGCCCGGCCCTGGACCATCCGCCAGTACGCGGGGTTCTCCACCGCCGAAGAATCGAACGCCTTCTACCGCCGGAACCTCGCGGCGGGGCAAAAGGGCCTCTCCGTGGCCTTTGACCTCGCCACCCACCGCGGCTACGACTCCGACCACCCGCGCGTTGTGGGCGACGTGGGCAAGGCGGGGGTCGCCATCGATTCCGTCGAAGACATGAAGATCCTCTTCGAGGGGATTCCGTTGGGGGAAATGTCGGTCTCCATGACCATGAACGGCGCGGTGCTGCCGGTGCTTGCCGCCTTTATCGTGGCGGGCGAAGAACAGGGCGTGCCGCGCGCGCAGCTTTCGGGCACCATCCAGAACGACATCCTCAAGGAGTTCATGGTGCGGAACACGTACATCTATCCGCCCGCACCCTCCATGCGGATCGTGGCCGATATCATCGCCTTTACAGCGCGGGAAATGCCGCGGTTCAACTCCATCTCCATCAGCGGCTATCACCTCCAGGAGGCGGGGGCGAATGCGGCGCTGGAACTCGCGTACACCCTGGCAGACGGGCTGGAGTACGTGCGGGCCGCGCTGGCCAAGGGGCTCGACGTGGACGAGTTCGCGCCGCGCCTCTCCTTTTTCTTCGCCATCGGCATGAACTTCTACACCGAGGTGGCCAAACTCCGGGCGGCCCGCCTCCTGTGGGACGAGCTCATGGCGGGGTTCGCGCCGAAAAATCCGATGAGCCGCGCCCTGCGCACCCACTGCCAGACGTCCGGCTGGTCCCTCACCGAGCAAGACCCCTACAACAACATCGTTCGCACGACGATCGAGGCGATGGCGGCGGTGTTTGGCGGCACGCAGAGCCTGCACACGAATGCCTTTGACGAGGCGATCGGCCTGCCCACCGACTTCAGCGCCCGCATCGCGCGCAACACGCAGCTCATCCTTCAGGAGGAGACGGGCATTCCGCATGTCGTGGATCCCTGGGGCGGCTCGTACCTGATGGAACGTTTGACCTTTGAGCTGGCCGAAAAGGCCCGCGAACTCATGCGCGAGGTGGAGGAGCTGGGCGGGATGGCAAAGGCCATCGAGGCGGGCATTCCCAAGCTGAGGATCGAGGAATCCGCCGCGCGCAAGCAGGCCCGCATCGATCGGGGCGAGGACGTGATCGTGGGGGTGAACCGCTACCGCACTGCCGACGAGACACCCGTAGAGGTGCTGGACATCGACAACGTGGCTGTGCGCGAGGCGCAGATTCGGCGGCTGAACCGGGTGAAGGCAGAGCGTGACCCGCAGGCCGTCGCCGCAGCCCTCAGGGCTCTGGAGGAGGCTGCCCGCAGCGGCGAAGGCAATCTGCTTGCCCTGAGCATCGACGCCATGCGCGCCCGCGCGACGGTGGGCGAGGTGTCGGACGCGCTGGAGCGGGTATGGGGCCGCCACCAGGCGGAGGTGCGGACCCTGTCCGGCGTGTACGCCCAGGGCTACGCGGGGGACGAAGACTTCGCCGCCCTGCGAGACGAGATCGAAGCCTTTGCCGGAGCGGAAGGCCGCCGCCCGCGCATCCTCGTCGTGAAGATGGGCCAAGACGGGCATGACCGGGGCGCCAAGGTGATTGCCACCGGCTTTGCTGACCTAGGTTTCGACGTGGATGTCGGCCCCCTTTTCCAGACGCCGGAGGAAGCGGCGCGGCAAGCGATTGAAAACGACGTGCACGTCATCGGCGTGAGCAGCCAGGCCGCTGGCCACCGAACGCTGATCCCGCAACTGCTTCAGGCGCTGCGGGACCAGGGCGCCGGTGACATCCTGGTCGTGGCGGGCGGCGTGATTCCGCAGCAGGACTACGCGGCGCTGAAAGCGGCGGGCGTCGCCGGCATCTTCGGGCCGGGCACACCGATCCTGCACTCGGCACGCGAGGTGCTGCGGCTGCTGCGGGAACGGCACAAGGAAACGCCGCTGACCCCCTAA
- a CDS encoding NAD(P)/FAD-dependent oxidoreductase: MSERSARTIGLLGGGLAGLALAALLGERGDAVTVYERDRAGGKLRRVTAGGLAFDTGPSLLTFPEVWRAFLERLGEADPLDLRPLPGGLGVHHTPFGSVPLPVPQEHPLHSAWEAYRAAARALAPQLGTLLTTPPRLTDPVFRAASATLLYATGGHLTAEGWVRARRLPPALAHAVRTHALNAGLAPVDAPALYALLPALTADAVFRPARGMGGLLDTLLDLGRARSVQVREGAEVIHVDARNATVTLKGGEVCRHDLLVSALDPARLAALLGQPVHSPVARRTVSGVALYAALPAPAPLPPTSVLPPADFRTFRAALRAGALPPDTLALVHAEGVRLAVLLTAPATGLDLGPEHPWVRAQVNRVEHALGVSGLLTSAREVLALSPSHYAAGGHPGGAIYGAALPPWRRGPLHPQPYRLGPRLWGVGTGVHPGGGIPALLGGALIVDQLLTERGG; encoded by the coding sequence GTGAGCGAGCGAAGTGCACGGACCATCGGCCTTCTCGGTGGTGGTCTGGCGGGGCTCGCACTCGCGGCGCTGCTTGGGGAACGGGGCGACGCCGTCACGGTGTACGAGCGGGACCGAGCGGGCGGCAAGCTGCGGCGGGTGACGGCGGGCGGCCTCGCCTTCGACACCGGGCCGAGTCTCTTGACCTTCCCGGAGGTATGGCGCGCCTTTTTGGAGCGCCTGGGCGAGGCAGACCCGCTTGACCTGCGGCCGCTCCCCGGTGGGCTGGGTGTCCATCACACGCCGTTTGGGTCGGTGCCGCTGCCCGTTCCCCAGGAGCATCCGCTGCACTCCGCGTGGGAGGCTTACCGTGCTGCTGCACGGGCCCTTGCTCCGCAGCTCGGCACGCTGCTCACCACGCCGCCGCGCCTGACGGATCCGGTGTTTCGGGCAGCGAGTGCCACCCTGCTGTATGCCACCGGGGGGCACCTGACCGCCGAAGGGTGGGTGCGTGCCCGCCGCCTACCCCCCGCCCTCGCGCATGCTGTTCGCACGCATGCCCTGAATGCCGGACTCGCGCCCGTGGACGCCCCCGCCCTGTACGCGCTGCTTCCCGCCCTCACGGCAGACGCTGTCTTTCGGCCCGCACGGGGGATGGGAGGGCTGCTGGACACGCTGCTCGACCTGGGGAGGGCGCGGAGTGTGCAGGTTCGGGAGGGCGCAGAGGTGATTCACGTGGACGCCCGGAACGCCACCGTGACCCTGAAGGGGGGAGAGGTCTGCCGTCATGACCTGCTGGTAAGCGCGCTGGACCCGGCCCGCCTTGCCGCGCTGTTGGGACAACCGGTCCACTCCCCCGTGGCTCGCCGGACGGTCAGTGGTGTGGCCCTCTATGCCGCGCTGCCCGCTCCTGCCCCCCTGCCGCCCACGTCCGTGCTGCCACCGGCGGATTTTCGCACCTTTCGTGCGGCGCTGCGGGCCGGCGCGCTGCCTCCCGACACCCTGGCCCTCGTCCACGCAGAGGGGGTGCGTCTGGCTGTGCTCCTCACCGCGCCCGCGACCGGGCTGGACCTGGGGCCGGAGCATCCCTGGGTGCGGGCCCAGGTGAACCGGGTGGAGCACGCGCTCGGCGTTTCCGGTCTGCTCACCTCGGCGCGGGAGGTGCTGGCCCTGTCTCCCAGCCACTACGCGGCGGGCGGACATCCCGGCGGCGCGATCTACGGCGCGGCCCTGCCCCCCTGGCGGCGTGGTCCCCTCCATCCCCAGCCCTACCGCCTAGGCCCCCGGCTGTGGGGAGTGGGGACGGGCGTTCATCCGGGGGGAGGCATTCCCGCGCTTCTGGGCGGGGCGCTTATCGTGGACCAGTTGTTGACCGAACGGGGCGGGTGA
- a CDS encoding UbiA family prenyltransferase, which produces MRRLTLPASLPLSRLLAVSRPALWVNTVGPLVMGLWLTGHLWTVHPGLLLLVVYFTLPFNLLIYGLNDLADREEDALSSRKGGWQGARLGLGEARPLLRGILALNAPFLLALALLLPPAAWALLLLTAGLFTAYSLLPLRLKGRPFLDGFSNVAYALPLALPALVLGRPLPELPLAALMAYAVGKHAFDAVQDIPADRCAGTRTVATTLGARGTALYALIWFGLAGGLLWPVSRLTAAALWLVCGGMALALLLRPTPVRAARLYLLSIVTPWLVGTVAGVPLVYLLARGLEP; this is translated from the coding sequence ATGCGCCGCCTGACCCTTCCCGCTTCCCTTCCCCTGTCCCGGCTGCTCGCTGTGTCGCGCCCCGCGTTGTGGGTGAATACGGTTGGACCGCTGGTGATGGGGCTCTGGCTAACCGGGCACCTTTGGACCGTGCACCCCGGCCTGCTGCTGCTGGTGGTGTACTTCACGCTTCCCTTTAACCTGCTGATCTACGGCCTAAACGACCTGGCCGACCGCGAGGAGGACGCGCTTTCCTCGCGGAAGGGGGGCTGGCAGGGGGCGCGGCTGGGTCTGGGAGAAGCCAGACCCCTCCTGAGGGGTATCCTGGCCCTGAACGCGCCCTTTCTGCTTGCGCTGGCGCTGCTGCTGCCCCCCGCGGCTTGGGCGCTGCTGCTGCTTACAGCCGGGCTTTTTACGGCCTACAGCCTGCTTCCGCTGCGGCTCAAGGGCCGCCCCTTTCTCGACGGCTTCAGCAACGTGGCCTATGCGCTGCCGCTCGCGCTCCCGGCGCTTGTGCTGGGGCGGCCGCTGCCCGAGCTGCCCCTCGCCGCGCTGATGGCCTATGCGGTGGGCAAGCACGCCTTTGATGCCGTACAGGATATCCCCGCTGACCGCTGTGCGGGAACGCGGACCGTTGCCACCACCCTGGGTGCGCGCGGCACAGCCCTCTACGCGCTCATATGGTTCGGGCTCGCCGGGGGGCTGTTGTGGCCGGTCAGCCGCCTCACCGCCGCCGCCCTGTGGCTGGTGTGCGGGGGAATGGCGCTCGCGCTGCTTCTGCGTCCTACGCCGGTACGGGCCGCGCGGCTCTACCTCCTGAGCATCGTGACGCCCTGGCTGGTGGGGACGGTGGCGGGCGTGCCGCTGGTGTACCTGCTCGCGCGGGGGCTGGAGCCGTGA
- a CDS encoding B12-binding domain-containing protein — translation MATALFTASQVEARTGIPAATLRQWERRYGVPAPARNTSGYRLYSLHDLAQIEEMQRYLRAGVSTGRAAQLVRAAGPPLDPTPSALATALLAALLASDLLRARALLSEAHARLSVEDVLLTVMSPVLVELGRLWQRGEVHIAQVHQASAFLRSRISALLDVAGLGTFGPHLVAAGAPGEQHEIGLMMVTLVLCRRGARVEYLGPDLPLGDLAAYVRQRQAEGVLLALNGDWALEGVETQKADLLALGVPVFYGGALLNTRPDLAAALGGIYAGPDALAAADTVILRLRRESPFEDTR, via the coding sequence ATGGCCACCGCGCTCTTCACGGCGTCCCAGGTGGAGGCTCGGACCGGCATTCCGGCGGCGACCCTGCGGCAGTGGGAGCGGCGCTACGGGGTTCCCGCGCCCGCCCGGAACACGAGCGGCTACCGTCTCTATTCCCTGCATGACCTGGCGCAGATCGAGGAGATGCAGCGGTACCTGCGCGCGGGGGTTTCCACAGGCCGAGCGGCGCAGCTTGTCCGCGCCGCTGGCCCTCCGCTGGATCCCACACCCAGCGCACTGGCCACCGCCCTGTTGGCCGCCTTACTCGCCTCTGACCTGCTGCGGGCCCGAGCTCTGCTGTCTGAGGCCCACGCCCGTCTCAGCGTAGAGGACGTCCTCCTGACGGTGATGTCGCCCGTGCTCGTCGAGCTGGGCCGGCTGTGGCAGCGCGGGGAGGTGCACATCGCGCAGGTTCATCAGGCGAGCGCCTTTCTACGCTCTAGGATCTCGGCCCTCCTCGACGTGGCTGGCCTGGGAACCTTCGGGCCACATCTGGTGGCTGCGGGCGCACCCGGCGAGCAGCACGAGATCGGACTGATGATGGTAACGCTGGTGCTGTGCCGCCGAGGAGCGCGCGTCGAGTACCTAGGTCCGGACCTGCCGCTGGGCGACCTTGCCGCCTACGTGCGGCAGCGGCAGGCAGAGGGCGTGCTGCTCGCCCTTAACGGGGACTGGGCGCTAGAGGGCGTCGAGACACAAAAGGCCGACCTGCTGGCCCTAGGCGTGCCGGTCTTTTATGGTGGCGCGCTGCTCAACACCCGCCCCGACCTCGCGGCAGCCCTGGGGGGAATCTACGCAGGACCCGACGCGCTCGCCGCCGCTGACACGGTCATCCTGCGCCTGCGGCGGGAATCCCCGTTCGAGGACACACGTTAG
- a CDS encoding phosphoribosyltransferase family protein gives MKQSAHRITVGDVTRELPTVRVGSVGRVPLVEFIGDSEFTNAAAQALLPLIPGGTEMLLTVVTNALPLAHELSDRSGIPYVVARKKRRTYMQDPLIQDVPSMTLGVAETLWLDGPHAARLRGKRVTIVQDVVASGGTAQALARLVERAGGTVAGYLAAFKQGNTTLPLRYLQELPQSL, from the coding sequence ATGAAACAGTCCGCCCATCGCATCACCGTTGGTGACGTGACCCGTGAGCTTCCCACCGTGCGCGTCGGCAGCGTGGGCCGCGTGCCCCTGGTGGAGTTCATCGGGGATAGCGAATTCACCAACGCTGCCGCCCAGGCCCTGCTGCCCCTGATTCCCGGGGGAACCGAGATGCTGCTGACCGTGGTGACGAACGCGCTGCCCCTCGCGCACGAGCTGAGTGACCGCAGCGGCATTCCCTACGTGGTCGCGCGCAAGAAACGCCGGACATACATGCAAGATCCTCTGATTCAGGACGTGCCCAGCATGACCCTGGGCGTGGCCGAGACGTTGTGGCTCGACGGTCCGCACGCCGCCCGGCTGAGGGGGAAGCGCGTCACCATCGTGCAGGACGTCGTGGCCTCGGGCGGCACCGCCCAGGCCTTGGCGCGGCTGGTTGAGCGTGCGGGCGGCACCGTCGCCGGGTACCTCGCGGCCTTTAAGCAGGGAAACACCACCCTGCCCCTCAGGTACCTTCAGGAGTTGCCGCAGAGCCTCTAA
- a CDS encoding ABC transporter ATP-binding protein, with amino-acid sequence MTRPDALEAAKKGFDAHLTRRILGYLKPYTLLAITAVVLALLLSVLSPLPTLLLRHAIDTFLTPFEQSRVLNAGALYQGLVLTALGYMGLRVLEFLLNYASTVAIGYLGQNVLRDIRTDVFSKLQRLHLSYFDQNPVGRLITRVTSDVDAINQFITGGLVSMITSSLLILVYATFMLRLNWQLALISFSVLPVLFVATNFFRARLRDAFRTTRLQQAIVNTRLNENITGMLTVQLFGREARTALDFDHANRDLLRANENSVRWFSLFMPTVAMLGQVAVALVLYFAARQLLGADAVGTGVAGAVTVGTLFAFVQWTQQLFQPIQDLADVFNNLQAAMASSERIFGVLDTPEEITDKPGAKRLENFQGRVEFEGVWFAYDPAVTAQTPDSDDRWILRGIDLHIQPGESVALVGATGAGKTSVTALVSRFYDVQRGAVKVDGTDVRDLAQHDLRRHVGVVLQDVFLFAGTIESNLTLGNPDIGHERVVEACRYVGVHDFILSLPEGYQTEVRERGATLSTGQKQLLAFARALIQNPDILLVLDEATANVDTETELRIQHALEKVMQGRTSIIIAHRLSTIEHCDRIVVMRRGRIVEQGSHRELLEKGGYYARLHRLQYAQAEAAD; translated from the coding sequence GTGACTCGCCCCGATGCCCTCGAGGCCGCGAAGAAGGGGTTTGATGCCCACCTGACGCGGCGGATTCTCGGTTACCTGAAACCCTACACACTTCTGGCCATCACTGCCGTTGTGCTGGCGCTGCTGCTGTCGGTGCTGTCACCGCTGCCCACGCTGCTGCTGCGGCACGCGATCGACACCTTTCTCACGCCCTTCGAGCAGAGCCGGGTGCTGAATGCCGGCGCGCTTTACCAGGGGTTGGTCCTGACGGCCCTCGGCTACATGGGGCTGCGGGTGCTCGAATTTCTGCTGAACTACGCCTCTACCGTCGCCATCGGCTACCTCGGGCAGAACGTGCTGCGCGATATCCGTACGGACGTCTTCAGCAAGCTTCAGCGCCTGCACCTCTCCTACTTCGACCAGAACCCGGTGGGGCGCCTCATCACCCGCGTGACGAGTGACGTGGACGCCATCAACCAGTTCATCACCGGCGGCCTGGTGAGCATGATCACGAGCAGCCTGCTCATTCTCGTCTACGCGACCTTTATGCTGCGGCTGAACTGGCAGCTGGCGCTGATTAGTTTCAGTGTGCTCCCCGTGCTGTTTGTGGCCACCAACTTCTTTCGGGCGCGGCTGCGTGACGCCTTTCGCACCACCCGGCTGCAACAGGCCATCGTCAACACCCGCCTGAACGAGAACATCACCGGAATGCTGACGGTGCAGCTTTTTGGGCGTGAAGCCCGCACCGCGCTGGACTTCGACCACGCCAACCGCGACCTGTTGCGGGCCAATGAGAACAGCGTTCGTTGGTTTTCCCTCTTTATGCCCACGGTCGCCATGCTGGGGCAGGTGGCCGTCGCGCTCGTGCTGTACTTCGCGGCCCGGCAGCTTCTCGGGGCGGATGCGGTGGGCACGGGGGTGGCCGGCGCGGTCACGGTGGGGACACTCTTTGCGTTTGTGCAGTGGACACAGCAGCTTTTCCAGCCCATTCAGGACCTGGCGGACGTATTTAACAACCTGCAAGCTGCGATGGCGAGCAGCGAACGCATCTTTGGGGTGCTCGACACGCCCGAAGAGATCACGGACAAGCCGGGAGCCAAGCGGCTGGAGAACTTCCAAGGCCGGGTGGAGTTTGAGGGGGTGTGGTTTGCCTATGACCCGGCGGTGACCGCCCAGACACCCGACAGCGACGACCGCTGGATTCTGCGGGGGATCGACCTGCACATTCAGCCGGGCGAGAGCGTGGCCCTTGTCGGCGCGACTGGCGCGGGCAAGACCAGTGTGACGGCCTTGGTCAGCCGCTTCTACGACGTGCAACGGGGTGCGGTGAAGGTTGACGGCACCGACGTACGAGATCTGGCGCAGCATGACCTGAGACGGCATGTGGGGGTCGTCCTTCAGGACGTGTTTCTCTTTGCCGGCACCATCGAGAGCAACCTGACGCTGGGGAACCCCGACATCGGGCATGAACGCGTGGTGGAGGCGTGCCGGTACGTGGGCGTCCACGACTTTATCCTCTCGCTGCCGGAGGGCTACCAGACCGAGGTTCGCGAGCGCGGCGCGACCCTCTCGACGGGCCAGAAGCAGCTTCTCGCCTTTGCCCGCGCCCTGATTCAGAACCCCGACATCCTGCTGGTGCTCGACGAGGCGACCGCGAATGTGGACACCGAGACCGAGCTGCGCATTCAGCACGCGCTGGAAAAAGTCATGCAGGGGCGCACCTCCATCATCATCGCGCACCGCCTGAGCACCATCGAGCACTGTGACCGCATCGTGGTGATGCGCCGGGGCCGGATTGTGGAACAGGGGAGCCACCGCGAACTGCTGGAAAAGGGCGGCTACTACGCGCGGCTGCACCGTCTTCAGTACGCGCAGGCAGAAGCGGCGGACTAG